The following coding sequences are from one Methanosarcina sp. WWM596 window:
- a CDS encoding proteasome assembly chaperone family protein, giving the protein MSTTTDYDNNDVKIITKPVQSKNPILIEGFPGIGLVGNIASQHMIEEMNMEYIGSIESRYFPSIAVLYEGLINMPVRIYENVEHNLIIVISDIPISHSVSYDVSNALVDWAESINVKEVTSIAGIAIMDGEHKVFGAATTPEMLDKIKGKVEIFQMGTISGISGSVMAECLLRGIPAISLLGATKTQNPDPRAASAVIGVLNELYGFSVSTERLIEQAERIEIELQKLSEDVQATEQKGEVKKEFPMYG; this is encoded by the coding sequence TTGTCAACTACTACAGACTATGACAACAACGACGTGAAGATTATTACCAAACCTGTGCAATCAAAAAACCCTATTTTGATTGAAGGTTTTCCCGGAATCGGGCTTGTGGGGAATATAGCAAGTCAGCATATGATAGAAGAGATGAATATGGAATATATAGGTTCCATTGAGTCCAGGTATTTCCCTTCAATTGCAGTGCTTTATGAAGGGCTTATAAACATGCCTGTAAGGATCTACGAAAACGTGGAGCACAACCTCATTATAGTCATCTCTGATATTCCGATAAGCCACTCGGTCTCCTACGATGTAAGCAATGCCCTCGTGGACTGGGCAGAGTCTATCAATGTCAAGGAGGTTACTTCCATTGCAGGAATTGCCATTATGGACGGAGAGCATAAGGTTTTCGGGGCAGCTACCACGCCGGAAATGCTGGATAAAATAAAAGGCAAGGTAGAAATTTTCCAGATGGGGACGATTTCCGGGATTTCAGGCAGCGTAATGGCTGAGTGCCTGCTGCGCGGGATTCCTGCAATTAGTTTACTCGGGGCTACAAAAACCCAGAATCCTGACCCGAGAGCCGCTTCTGCCGTTATCGGAGTCCTTAATGAACTTTATGGGTTTTCGGTAAGCACGGAGAGGCTTATAGAACAGGCTGAGCGCATAGAAATCGAGCTCCAGAAGCTTTCTGAAGATGTTCAGGCTACCGAGCAGAAAGGAGAAGTCAAAAAGGAGTTCCCAATGTACGGGTGA
- the tgtA gene encoding tRNA guanosine(15) transglycosylase TgtA — protein MSATFEILDKDAGGRIGKLRTPHGIVETPTVMPVINPNIQLISPKEMKSFGAEILITNSYIIYRKEELRSVALENGLHGLLGFDGPIMTDSGSFQLSVYGSVEVTNEEILGFQQKIGSDIIVPLDIPTPPDVHYRRAEEELAVTAERLEAARKFVKSEQLLAGPVQGSTYPELRERAASHLRDLNFEVYPLGAVVPLMESYRYAELVDVIAAAKKGLSPTSPVHLFGAGHPMMFSLAVALGCDLFDSAAYALYAKDGRYITVNGTYHIEKLNYLPCSCPICSKYTADELKKAKNKEELLARHNLYATFAEIRLIKQCIKDGKLLELVEQRCRTHPKLLDGLKKLYTHSAWLEQLDPATKGTYFYCGPESTSRPEVLRFGKRLERFNVEGKTLIRTTPVKGERSYDQLLIFKAPFGAFPAEMEEVYPFNAEISKFPDYEALSTALSNTLKLMELNPKAEFTFVCEREFEHPLLEKIKEKAELVYRDTWKKE, from the coding sequence ATGTCAGCGACATTTGAAATTCTCGACAAGGACGCAGGCGGCAGGATAGGTAAACTCAGAACTCCTCACGGGATTGTTGAGACTCCTACTGTCATGCCTGTAATAAACCCGAACATCCAGCTTATCTCCCCAAAAGAGATGAAAAGCTTCGGGGCAGAGATTCTGATCACTAATTCCTATATAATTTACCGGAAAGAAGAACTGCGGAGTGTCGCCCTTGAGAATGGGCTGCATGGACTCCTTGGCTTTGACGGGCCAATTATGACAGACTCGGGTTCTTTCCAGCTTTCAGTATACGGATCAGTAGAAGTTACAAACGAAGAGATCCTCGGGTTCCAGCAGAAAATCGGGAGCGACATCATAGTCCCGCTTGATATCCCGACTCCACCGGACGTCCACTACAGAAGAGCAGAAGAAGAACTTGCAGTCACTGCCGAACGCCTGGAAGCTGCCCGCAAATTCGTTAAGAGCGAACAGCTCCTTGCAGGCCCGGTCCAGGGATCAACCTATCCTGAACTCAGGGAAAGGGCTGCATCCCACTTAAGAGATCTGAACTTTGAAGTATATCCCCTGGGGGCAGTTGTTCCGCTAATGGAATCCTATCGATACGCAGAGCTTGTGGATGTAATTGCTGCAGCCAAAAAAGGGCTTTCTCCAACCTCCCCTGTACATCTTTTCGGGGCAGGGCACCCTATGATGTTTTCTCTTGCAGTCGCTCTAGGCTGTGACCTTTTTGACTCGGCTGCTTATGCCCTCTATGCCAAGGACGGGCGTTACATTACTGTAAACGGGACTTATCACATAGAAAAACTGAACTACCTGCCCTGTTCCTGTCCTATCTGTTCTAAATATACTGCTGACGAGTTGAAAAAAGCCAAAAATAAGGAAGAACTTCTCGCAAGGCATAATCTTTACGCAACCTTTGCAGAAATCCGGCTTATCAAACAGTGCATAAAGGATGGAAAACTGCTCGAGCTTGTTGAACAACGCTGCCGTACCCATCCAAAACTTCTTGACGGGCTGAAAAAACTCTATACTCACTCTGCATGGCTGGAACAGCTTGACCCTGCAACTAAAGGAACATACTTTTACTGCGGACCGGAATCCACCTCCCGGCCGGAAGTCCTGCGTTTCGGAAAGAGACTGGAGAGGTTCAACGTGGAAGGAAAAACCCTTATCCGCACAACTCCGGTGAAAGGGGAAAGAAGCTATGATCAGCTTCTGATCTTCAAAGCACCTTTCGGGGCATTCCCTGCAGAGATGGAAGAGGTATACCCATTCAATGCCGAGATTTCAAAGTTTCCGGATTACGAAGCTCTCAGCACCGCCCTTTCAAATACACTTAAACTGATGGAACTTAACCCAAAAGCGGAGTTTACCTTTGTCTGTGAACGGGAGTTCGAGCATCCTCTTCTCGAAAAAATAAAAGAAAAAGCTGAACTTGTCTACAGAGACACCTGGAAAAAAGAATAA
- a CDS encoding DUF473 domain-containing protein, translating into MEYTALTGIADSLIEILKKHELRTLEIRNPQNVFGVLGLNAGDSVFLTSTSLQDLTDGTQGLIAKVVQKQVSFHSFVSSNDVYLEERETLSVRIQLECRCMARVRNVISNDIGKIVRVDVREISCYEAR; encoded by the coding sequence ATGGAGTACACCGCGTTAACAGGAATTGCCGATTCCTTGATTGAGATCCTTAAAAAACACGAGCTAAGGACTCTTGAGATCCGGAATCCGCAAAACGTCTTCGGAGTATTGGGGCTCAATGCAGGAGACAGTGTTTTTCTGACTTCTACGAGCCTTCAGGACCTTACTGATGGGACTCAAGGTCTCATAGCAAAGGTTGTTCAAAAGCAGGTCTCATTTCACTCATTTGTCAGCTCAAACGATGTCTACCTTGAAGAGCGAGAAACTCTTTCAGTCCGCATTCAACTTGAGTGCAGGTGTATGGCAAGGGTGCGAAATGTTATTTCAAATGATATCGGAAAAATAGTGAGAGTAGATGTAAGGGAAATCTCCTGCTACGAAGCCAGGTAA
- a CDS encoding pyruvate kinase alpha/beta domain-containing protein, with amino-acid sequence MEEPILYLDSVGEENTEAVVEAAAKRAAELGISHIVVASTSGKTALKMAEAVKGSNIKVIGVSHQYGQKEKGEWEVEEEYKKKLEELGAVITTQSHMFSGIERSITKKFGGYSRLEVIADTLRSLFGKGFKVAIEVAIMAADSGHIPVSDDTEIIAVGGTRWGADVALVLRPAHSNDFFSLQVREIIAMPRTKEN; translated from the coding sequence ATGGAAGAACCAATTCTTTATCTGGACAGCGTAGGAGAAGAAAACACGGAAGCAGTTGTTGAGGCTGCAGCTAAAAGGGCAGCAGAACTTGGAATATCCCATATTGTAGTTGCCAGTACCAGTGGAAAAACCGCTCTAAAAATGGCAGAGGCAGTAAAAGGCAGCAACATCAAAGTAATTGGAGTAAGCCACCAGTACGGGCAGAAGGAAAAAGGCGAGTGGGAAGTAGAAGAAGAGTACAAAAAGAAGCTAGAAGAACTTGGAGCAGTAATTACCACCCAATCACATATGTTTTCCGGAATAGAGCGCTCGATCACAAAGAAGTTCGGGGGCTATTCAAGGCTTGAAGTAATTGCCGATACTCTGCGTTCCCTATTCGGAAAAGGCTTCAAGGTAGCCATAGAAGTTGCCATCATGGCAGCAGACTCAGGCCACATCCCTGTCTCTGACGACACCGAAATCATAGCTGTAGGAGGCACAAGGTGGGGTGCAGACGTAGCTCTTGTGCTAAGGCCAGCTCACAGCAATGATTTCTTCTCCCTTCAGGTAAGGGAAATTATTGCAATGCCGCGGACAAAAGAAAACTGA
- the thsB gene encoding thermosome subunit beta gives MAAQPIFILREGSKRTHGSDAQHNNIMAAKAVAEAVRTTLGPKGMDKMLVDSMGDVVITNDGATILKEMDIEHPGAKMIVEVAKTQDAEVGDGTTTAAVLAGEFLTKAEDLLESGVHPTIIASGYRLAADQATKILETVTISASPEDTETLVKIAGTAITGKGAEADKDHLSKLAVQAVKSVVEVSEDGKITVDIEDIKIEKRPGGSIADSEIIEGVIVDKERVHTGMPEMVKDAKVLLLSVPIELKKTETKAEIKITTPDQMQLFLDQEEIMLREIVEKVIKTGANVVFCQKGIDDLAQYYLTKAGIFAMRRVKKSDMDKLSRATGAKVITSMDEIEDSDLGYAGLVEEKDVTGSRMTFVTGCKDSKTTSILLRGGTEHVVEGIERALEDALRVVGVALEDQKIVVGGGSPEIELALRLKEYAATLKGREQLAVMKFAESLEIIPQTLAENAGLDPIDMLVEMRSQHEKGNKRAGLNVYTGKIEDMFENNVVEPLRIKTQAINAATEAAIMILRIDDVIASSGGGTAGPGGMPGGEMPEDM, from the coding sequence TTGGCAGCACAACCGATTTTTATTTTAAGAGAAGGCAGCAAGAGAACCCACGGTTCCGACGCCCAGCACAACAACATCATGGCCGCAAAGGCAGTAGCTGAGGCAGTAAGGACCACTCTTGGGCCGAAGGGTATGGACAAGATGCTTGTAGACTCCATGGGAGACGTCGTCATCACCAACGACGGAGCAACTATCCTCAAAGAAATGGACATCGAGCACCCAGGTGCAAAGATGATCGTAGAAGTCGCCAAAACCCAGGATGCCGAGGTAGGGGACGGAACAACCACAGCGGCCGTGCTCGCAGGAGAATTCCTGACAAAGGCAGAAGACCTGCTTGAAAGTGGCGTTCACCCCACCATTATCGCAAGTGGCTACAGGCTTGCAGCAGATCAGGCTACAAAGATCCTGGAGACCGTCACAATCAGCGCATCTCCGGAAGATACCGAAACTCTTGTAAAAATAGCAGGCACAGCCATTACTGGAAAAGGCGCAGAGGCTGACAAGGACCACCTTTCCAAGCTTGCAGTTCAGGCCGTTAAATCGGTTGTTGAGGTAAGTGAAGATGGGAAGATCACTGTGGACATTGAGGACATCAAGATCGAAAAGAGACCCGGTGGAAGTATCGCGGACTCCGAGATTATTGAAGGTGTAATCGTTGATAAAGAACGTGTCCACACCGGAATGCCGGAAATGGTGAAAGATGCAAAAGTCCTGCTCCTGAGCGTGCCAATCGAGCTCAAGAAGACTGAAACAAAAGCCGAGATAAAGATCACCACCCCTGACCAGATGCAGCTTTTCCTTGACCAGGAAGAAATCATGCTCAGGGAAATTGTGGAAAAGGTCATCAAGACTGGCGCAAATGTGGTCTTCTGCCAGAAGGGCATAGACGACCTCGCCCAGTACTACCTGACAAAGGCAGGAATTTTCGCAATGCGCAGAGTCAAGAAGAGTGACATGGACAAACTCTCCAGGGCAACAGGTGCAAAAGTTATCACAAGCATGGATGAAATCGAGGATTCCGATCTCGGCTATGCAGGCCTTGTGGAAGAAAAGGACGTCACAGGTTCCAGAATGACCTTCGTCACAGGTTGCAAGGACAGTAAGACCACCTCAATTCTGCTTCGTGGCGGAACCGAGCATGTAGTTGAAGGAATTGAGAGGGCCCTCGAAGACGCTCTCAGAGTTGTGGGCGTTGCTCTCGAAGACCAGAAGATTGTTGTGGGCGGAGGCTCACCTGAAATAGAACTGGCTCTCAGGCTCAAGGAATATGCAGCAACCCTTAAAGGCAGAGAACAGCTTGCTGTTATGAAGTTCGCCGAGTCCCTCGAAATCATTCCCCAGACTCTCGCCGAAAACGCAGGGCTTGACCCGATAGACATGCTTGTGGAAATGCGCTCCCAGCATGAAAAGGGCAACAAGAGGGCTGGACTCAATGTCTACACAGGCAAGATCGAGGACATGTTCGAAAACAATGTTGTCGAACCCCTTAGAATCAAGACTCAGGCAATCAACGCTGCTACAGAAGCTGCAATCATGATCCTCAGGATCGACGATGTAATCGCCTCATCCGGCGGTGGAACAGCAGGCCCAGGCGGAATGCCAGGCGGCGAAATGCCGGAAGACATGTAA